One stretch of Pseudomonas azotoformans DNA includes these proteins:
- the ftsX gene encoding permease-like cell division protein FtsX: MSATRSPKVSERVAPKPADPQPPKKKHDHDDDGPDFSTLLRAWIESHRASLIDSLRRLGKQPIGSFFTCLVMAVALSLPMGLSLLLNNVERLGGSWQRAAQISLYLNIDASAKDGESLRDDIKNIPGVADAEYISRDQALEEFQQQSGLGEALKELPQNPLPGVVLVTPNEVDKPALEALRQKLAEMPKVQQAQLDLVWVERLAAILKLGDRFVFGLTVLLVSALLLVIGNTIRLHIENRRTEIEVIKLVGGTDSYVRRPFLYMGALYGFGAGILSWGVLAFGLDWLNDAVVGLAGLYGSDFALAGVPVADGLSLLLGAVLLGYIGAWIAVARHLRELAPK; this comes from the coding sequence ATGAGTGCAACACGCAGCCCTAAAGTCTCCGAACGCGTGGCGCCGAAACCGGCCGACCCGCAACCGCCGAAGAAAAAACACGACCATGATGACGACGGTCCGGATTTCAGCACCTTGCTGCGCGCCTGGATCGAGAGCCATCGCGCCAGTCTGATTGACAGCCTGCGCCGCCTGGGCAAGCAGCCGATCGGCAGCTTTTTCACCTGCCTGGTGATGGCAGTGGCCCTGAGCCTGCCGATGGGCTTGTCGCTGCTGCTTAATAATGTGGAGCGCCTGGGCGGTTCCTGGCAGCGCGCAGCGCAGATCTCGCTGTACCTGAACATCGATGCCAGCGCCAAAGACGGCGAATCCCTGCGCGATGACATCAAGAACATCCCCGGCGTGGCGGATGCCGAGTACATCAGTCGCGATCAGGCACTGGAAGAGTTCCAGCAACAATCCGGCCTGGGCGAGGCGCTCAAGGAGCTGCCACAGAACCCGCTGCCGGGCGTGGTCCTGGTGACGCCGAACGAGGTGGACAAGCCGGCGCTGGAAGCCCTGCGACAAAAACTCGCAGAAATGCCCAAGGTGCAACAGGCGCAACTTGATCTAGTCTGGGTAGAGCGCCTGGCGGCGATCCTCAAGCTGGGCGACCGCTTTGTGTTCGGCCTGACGGTGTTGTTGGTGTCTGCATTACTTTTGGTGATAGGTAATACCATTCGTCTTCATATTGAAAACCGTCGCACCGAGATAGAAGTGATTAAACTGGTCGGCGGTACGGACAGCTATGTGCGTCGGCCTTTTCTGTACATGGGCGCGCTTTATGGCTTTGGTGCCGGGATTTTGTCCTGGGGCGTGCTGGCTTTTGGCCTGGACTGGCTGAACGACGCGGTTGTCGGGCTTGCCGGACTCTACGGCAGTGATTTCGCCCTGGCTGGCGTGCCGGTAGCCGATGGTCTGAGTCTCTTGCTTGGCGCGGTATTGTTGGGGTATATCGGTGCGTGGATTGCGGTCGCTCGTCATTTACGTGAGCTGGCACCGAAGTAG
- the ftsE gene encoding cell division ATP-binding protein FtsE: protein MIRFEQVGKRYANGHVGLHELSFRVRRGEFLFVTGHSGAGKSTLLRLLLAMERPTTGKLLLAGQDLATISNAQIPFLRRQIGVVFQNHQLLFDRTVFNNVALPLQILGLSKAEIVKRVDSALERVALSDKTDLYPGDLSTGQQQRVGIARAIVHRPALLLADEPTGNLDPRLAAEIMGVFEDINRLGTSVLIASHDLALIARMRHRMLTLQRGRLIGDGEAGV from the coding sequence ATGATTCGTTTCGAACAGGTCGGTAAACGCTACGCCAACGGGCATGTCGGCTTGCATGAGCTGAGCTTTCGAGTGCGTCGCGGCGAGTTTCTATTTGTAACCGGACACTCCGGCGCCGGCAAAAGTACCTTGTTGCGCCTGCTGCTGGCCATGGAACGCCCGACCACTGGCAAGTTGCTGCTGGCGGGCCAGGACCTGGCAACTATCAGCAATGCGCAGATTCCGTTCCTGCGCCGTCAGATCGGCGTGGTGTTCCAGAATCACCAGTTGCTGTTTGATCGCACCGTGTTCAATAACGTGGCGCTGCCGTTGCAGATCCTCGGGCTGTCCAAGGCCGAGATCGTCAAGCGCGTGGACTCGGCCCTGGAGCGCGTGGCGCTGTCGGACAAGACCGATCTCTACCCCGGCGACCTGTCCACCGGCCAGCAACAGCGCGTCGGTATCGCCCGCGCCATCGTCCACCGCCCGGCGCTGCTGCTGGCGGACGAACCCACCGGTAACCTCGACCCGCGCCTGGCGGCCGAGATCATGGGCGTATTCGAAGACATCAACCGCCTGGGCACCAGCGTGCTGATCGCCAGTCACGACCTGGCGCTGATCGCACGCATGCGCCATCGCATGCTGACCCTGCAACGCGGCCGCCTGATCGGTGACGGGGAGGCCGGCGTATGA
- a CDS encoding DUF3392 domain-containing protein, whose product MDLVLDLLATVSRWSRSNLSEISLALVGCLLVLFGADIKGWVEARLGSIAGALRVPLMALVCMIGSGAALIYATPWIVRGLSQFNNYSLAPVLIVVLVLIGVIADRR is encoded by the coding sequence ATGGATTTGGTACTCGACCTGCTCGCCACCGTATCCCGCTGGAGCCGCAGCAACCTGTCGGAAATCTCCCTGGCCCTGGTGGGCTGCCTGCTGGTGCTGTTTGGCGCCGATATCAAAGGCTGGGTCGAAGCGCGACTGGGCAGCATCGCCGGGGCGTTGCGCGTGCCGTTGATGGCGCTGGTGTGCATGATCGGCAGCGGTGCGGCGTTGATTTATGCCACGCCGTGGATTGTGCGGGGGTTGAGCCAGTTCAATAACTACAGCCTGGCGCCGGTGTTGATCGTGGTACTGGTGTTGATCGGCGTAATCGCAGACCGCCGCTGA
- the thiS gene encoding sulfur carrier protein ThiS — protein MRIQLNGESFELPDGETVAALLTRLDLTGRRVAVELNLDIVPRSLHAETALAEGDQVEVVHAIGGG, from the coding sequence ATGCGCATTCAGTTGAACGGCGAATCCTTTGAACTGCCCGACGGTGAAACCGTTGCGGCCCTGCTGACCCGCCTGGACCTGACCGGGCGTCGCGTCGCAGTGGAACTCAACCTGGATATCGTCCCGCGTAGCCTGCACGCCGAGACCGCGCTCGCCGAAGGCGACCAGGTTGAAGTAGTCCACGCCATCGGCGGCGGCTGA
- a CDS encoding DUF423 domain-containing protein, with translation MLRGFLMLAAFFGFTGVALGAFAAHGLKNRLSAEYLAIFHTGVTYQLVHTLALFGVALLAAHIPGRLVSWAGISFTVGILLFSGSLYVLTLTGISKLGIITPFGGLAFLLGWFFLGLAAWRLQVA, from the coding sequence ATGCTGCGTGGCTTTCTGATGTTGGCTGCCTTTTTCGGCTTCACCGGTGTCGCCCTTGGCGCCTTCGCCGCCCACGGCCTGAAAAACCGCCTGAGCGCCGAGTACCTCGCAATCTTCCACACCGGCGTCACCTACCAACTGGTGCACACCCTGGCGCTGTTCGGTGTGGCGCTGCTGGCGGCGCATATCCCTGGCCGCTTGGTCAGTTGGGCGGGCATCTCGTTTACCGTCGGCATCCTGCTGTTCTCCGGCAGCCTGTATGTGCTCACCCTGACCGGCATCAGCAAACTCGGGATCATCACGCCGTTTGGCGGCCTGGCTTTCCTGCTCGGCTGGTTCTTCCTGGGCCTGGCGGCGTGGCGCTTGCAGGTGGCCTGA
- the rpoH gene encoding RNA polymerase sigma factor RpoH has protein sequence MTTSLQPAYALVPGANLEAYVHTVNSIPLLTPEQERELAESLYYEQDLGAARQMVLAHLRFVVHIARSYSGYGLAQADLIQEGNVGLMKAVKRFNPEMGVRLVSFAVHWIKAEIHEFILRNWRIVKVATTKAQRKLFFNLRSQKKRLAWLNNEEVHRVAESLGVEPREVREMESRLTGHDMAFDPAAEADDDSAFQSPANYLEDHRYDPARQLEDADWSDNSNHNLHEALEVLDDRSRDILYQRWLAEDKATLHDLAQKYNVSAERIRQLEKSAMNKLKLSIAA, from the coding sequence ATGACCACTTCTTTGCAACCTGCTTATGCCTTGGTCCCTGGTGCGAACCTGGAAGCCTATGTGCACACGGTCAACAGCATTCCATTGCTGACGCCCGAGCAGGAGCGTGAACTGGCCGAGAGTCTCTACTATGAGCAGGATTTGGGGGCGGCTCGGCAGATGGTGCTCGCCCACCTGCGTTTTGTCGTACATATCGCCCGTAGCTATAGCGGCTATGGCCTGGCCCAGGCTGACCTGATCCAGGAAGGCAACGTCGGCCTGATGAAGGCTGTAAAGCGCTTCAACCCTGAGATGGGTGTGCGTCTGGTGTCGTTTGCCGTGCACTGGATCAAGGCGGAAATCCACGAGTTCATCCTGCGCAACTGGCGCATCGTGAAAGTGGCGACCACCAAGGCCCAGCGCAAACTGTTCTTCAACCTGCGCAGCCAGAAGAAACGCCTGGCGTGGCTGAACAACGAAGAAGTCCACCGCGTGGCCGAAAGCCTTGGTGTGGAACCGCGTGAAGTGCGCGAGATGGAAAGCCGCCTGACCGGCCATGACATGGCCTTCGACCCCGCTGCTGAAGCGGACGACGACAGCGCCTTCCAATCGCCGGCCAACTACCTGGAAGACCACCGGTACGATCCGGCGCGTCAACTGGAGGATGCGGACTGGAGCGATAACTCCAACCACAACCTGCACGAAGCGCTGGAAGTACTGGACGACCGCAGCCGTGACATCCTCTACCAGCGCTGGCTGGCGGAAGACAAGGCCACGCTGCATGACCTGGCGCAGAAGTACAACGTGTCGGCCGAGCGGATTCGTCAGCTTGAGAAAAGCGCGATGAACAAGCTGAAGCTGTCGATCGCCGCCTAA
- a CDS encoding M16 family metallopeptidase, protein MNALARRAAGLLFSTVCLPLSALAADPQPTHEFTLDNGLKVVVREDHRAPVVVSQVWYKVGSSYETPGQTGLSHALEHMMFKGSAKVGPGEASLILRDLGAEENAFTSDDYTAYYQVLARDRLGVAFELEADRMASLRLPADEFSREIEVIKEERRLRTDDNPMSKAYERFKAMAFPASGYHTPTIGWMADLDRMKVEELRHWYQSWYVPNNATLVVVGDVTPDEVKNLAQRYFGPIPKRDVPPAKIPMELAEPGERLLTLHVKTQLPSVMLGFNVPGLATAEDKRSVQALRLISALLDGGYSARISEQLERGEELVSAASTNYDAYTRGDTLFMLSATPNQQKKKTVAQAEAGLWRLLEELKAKPPTAEELERIRAQVIAGLVYQRDSITSQATAIGSLETVGLSWKLMDTELADLQSVTPEDIQKAARTYFTRERLSVAHVLPEETAHE, encoded by the coding sequence ATGAATGCTCTAGCCCGCCGCGCCGCAGGCCTGCTGTTCAGCACAGTTTGTCTGCCTCTTTCAGCCTTGGCTGCCGACCCACAACCCACCCATGAATTCACCCTGGACAACGGCCTCAAGGTGGTCGTACGCGAAGACCATCGCGCGCCGGTGGTGGTTTCCCAGGTCTGGTACAAGGTCGGTTCGAGCTACGAAACCCCGGGCCAGACCGGTTTGTCCCACGCCCTGGAACACATGATGTTCAAGGGCAGCGCCAAGGTAGGGCCCGGCGAAGCCTCGCTGATCCTGCGCGACCTGGGCGCCGAAGAGAACGCCTTCACCAGCGATGACTACACCGCTTATTACCAGGTGCTGGCCCGTGATCGGCTGGGCGTTGCCTTCGAGCTGGAAGCCGACCGCATGGCCAGCCTGCGCCTGCCGGCCGACGAGTTCAGCCGCGAAATCGAGGTAATCAAGGAAGAGCGCCGCCTGCGCACCGACGACAACCCGATGTCCAAGGCCTACGAGCGCTTCAAGGCCATGGCCTTCCCGGCCAGCGGCTACCACACGCCGACCATCGGCTGGATGGCCGACCTGGACCGCATGAAAGTCGAAGAGCTGCGCCACTGGTACCAATCCTGGTACGTGCCGAACAATGCCACATTGGTGGTGGTCGGCGACGTCACCCCGGACGAAGTGAAGAACCTGGCCCAGCGCTACTTCGGCCCGATCCCCAAGCGTGACGTGCCACCGGCCAAGATCCCGATGGAACTGGCCGAGCCCGGCGAGCGGCTGCTGACGCTGCATGTGAAAACCCAATTGCCGAGCGTGATGCTGGGCTTTAACGTGCCGGGCCTGGCCACCGCCGAAGACAAGCGTTCGGTGCAGGCCCTGCGCCTGATCTCGGCCTTGCTGGACGGCGGCTACAGCGCCCGCATCTCCGAACAGTTGGAGCGTGGTGAAGAGCTGGTTTCCGCTGCCTCCACCAACTACGACGCCTACACCCGTGGCGATACCCTGTTCATGCTGAGCGCCACGCCGAATCAGCAGAAGAAGAAAACCGTCGCCCAAGCCGAAGCCGGTCTGTGGCGTCTATTGGAAGAGTTGAAGGCCAAGCCGCCGACCGCCGAAGAACTGGAACGCATCCGCGCCCAGGTCATTGCCGGCCTGGTCTACCAGCGTGACTCGATCACCAGCCAGGCCACGGCCATTGGCTCCCTGGAGACCGTCGGCCTGTCCTGGAAACTGATGGACACGGAACTCGCCGACCTGCAAAGCGTGACCCCGGAAGATATCCAGAAAGCCGCGCGCACCTATTTCACCCGCGAACGTCTGAGCGTCGCCCATGTTTTGCCTGAGGAGACCGCTCATGAGTGA
- the ftsY gene encoding signal recognition particle-docking protein FtsY, producing the protein MFGSNDDKKTPAAAGEKKGLFGWLRKKPQETVDELPQVQPEPIPEPIVEAEPVAETPAPVVLPMAEPVLQPVVEAVPEPEPEPEHKPWPELPVAEEPVALVEDVQAEHVTPPIPVVAEVAVPAVIEPEAVVAPAETSKTGFFARLKQGLSKTSASIGEGMASLFLGKKVIDDELLEDIETRLLTADVGVEATAVIIQSLTQKVARKQLTDADALYKSLQAELAAMLKPVEAPLVITPKRPFVILVVGVNGAGKTTTIGKLAKKLQSEGKKVMLAAGDTFRAAAVEQLQVWGERNKIPVIAQHTGADSASVIFDAVQAAKARNIDVLIADTAGRLHTKDNLMEELKKVRRVIGKLDADAPHEVLLVLDAGTGQNAISQAKQFNQTVQLTGLALTKLDGTAKGGVIFALAKQFGLPIRYIGVGEGIDDLRTFEAEPFVQALFAERERS; encoded by the coding sequence ATGTTTGGTTCCAACGACGACAAGAAGACCCCAGCTGCGGCTGGTGAGAAGAAAGGCCTGTTCGGATGGCTGCGCAAAAAGCCGCAGGAAACCGTCGACGAACTGCCGCAGGTTCAACCTGAACCTATCCCAGAACCCATAGTAGAAGCCGAGCCGGTTGCCGAAACCCCTGCGCCGGTGGTGTTGCCGATGGCCGAGCCGGTGTTGCAGCCGGTCGTCGAGGCTGTCCCGGAACCTGAGCCGGAACCCGAGCACAAACCGTGGCCGGAACTGCCGGTGGCCGAAGAACCCGTGGCGCTGGTTGAAGATGTGCAGGCTGAGCACGTCACCCCGCCGATTCCGGTTGTGGCCGAGGTGGCCGTGCCTGCGGTGATCGAGCCGGAGGCAGTCGTCGCCCCTGCCGAAACCAGCAAGACCGGCTTCTTCGCCCGCCTCAAGCAAGGCCTGAGCAAAACCAGCGCAAGCATCGGCGAAGGCATGGCCAGCCTGTTCCTCGGCAAGAAGGTCATCGATGACGAACTGCTGGAAGACATCGAAACCCGCCTGCTCACTGCCGACGTGGGCGTTGAAGCCACCGCCGTGATCATCCAGAGCCTCACCCAGAAGGTCGCGCGCAAGCAACTGACCGACGCCGACGCGCTGTACAAATCCCTGCAGGCCGAGCTGGCCGCCATGCTCAAGCCGGTGGAAGCGCCGCTGGTGATTACCCCGAAGAGGCCGTTCGTGATCCTGGTGGTGGGCGTCAACGGCGCCGGCAAGACCACCACTATCGGCAAGCTGGCCAAGAAGCTGCAGTCCGAAGGCAAAAAAGTCATGCTCGCAGCCGGCGATACGTTCCGTGCCGCTGCGGTGGAACAGCTGCAGGTGTGGGGCGAGCGCAACAAGATCCCGGTCATCGCCCAGCACACCGGCGCCGATTCCGCCTCGGTGATCTTCGATGCTGTGCAGGCCGCGAAGGCCCGTAACATCGACGTGCTGATCGCCGATACCGCCGGTCGCCTGCACACCAAAGACAATTTGATGGAAGAGCTGAAAAAGGTTCGCCGCGTGATCGGCAAGCTCGACGCAGACGCGCCGCACGAGGTTCTGTTGGTGCTGGATGCCGGGACTGGCCAGAACGCCATCAGCCAGGCCAAACAATTCAACCAGACGGTACAACTGACCGGCCTGGCATTGACTAAGCTCGACGGCACGGCCAAGGGCGGCGTGATCTTCGCCCTGGCCAAACAGTTCGGGTTGCCGATTCGTTATATCGGCGTTGGTGAAGGCATCGACGACCTGCGCACCTTTGAAGCCGAACCCTTTGTACAGGCACTGTTTGCCGAGCGGGAGCGTTCATGA
- a CDS encoding thiazole synthase: MSIVRSDKPFVLAGRTYQSRLLVGTGKYRDMEETRLAIEASGAEIVTFAVRRTNLGQIEGEPNLLEVLSPDRYTFLPNTAGCYDAIEAVRTCRLARELLDGHNLVKLEVLADQKTLFPNVIETLKAAETLVKEGFDVMVYTSDDPIIARQLAEIGCIAVMPLAGLIGSGLGICNPYNLQIILEEAKIPVLVDAGVGTASDATIAMELGCDAVLMNSAIAHAQQPILMAEAMNHAIVAGRLAYLAGRMPKKLYASASSPLDGLIK, from the coding sequence ATGAGCATCGTTCGTAGCGACAAGCCCTTCGTCCTGGCGGGTCGTACCTACCAGTCCCGCCTGCTGGTCGGCACCGGCAAGTACCGCGACATGGAAGAAACCCGCCTGGCCATCGAAGCCTCGGGCGCCGAGATCGTCACCTTCGCCGTGCGCCGCACCAACCTCGGCCAGATCGAAGGCGAGCCGAACCTGCTCGAAGTGCTGTCGCCGGATCGCTACACCTTCCTGCCGAACACTGCCGGTTGCTACGACGCCATTGAAGCCGTGCGCACCTGCCGCCTGGCCCGTGAGCTGCTCGATGGCCACAACCTGGTGAAGCTGGAAGTGCTGGCCGACCAGAAAACCCTGTTCCCCAACGTGATCGAAACCCTCAAGGCCGCCGAAACCCTGGTCAAGGAAGGTTTCGACGTGATGGTCTACACCAGCGATGACCCGATCATTGCGCGCCAACTGGCGGAAATCGGCTGCATCGCGGTGATGCCACTGGCGGGTCTGATCGGTTCCGGCCTGGGTATCTGCAATCCGTACAACCTGCAGATCATCCTCGAAGAAGCCAAGATTCCGGTGCTGGTGGATGCAGGCGTGGGAACGGCCTCCGACGCAACCATCGCCATGGAACTGGGCTGCGACGCGGTGCTGATGAACTCGGCCATCGCCCACGCCCAGCAACCAATCCTGATGGCCGAAGCCATGAACCACGCCATCGTCGCGGGCCGCCTGGCCTACCTCGCCGGCCGCATGCCGAAAAAACTCTACGCCAGCGCCTCCTCGCCGCTGGATGGTCTGATCAAGTAA
- the mtgA gene encoding monofunctional biosynthetic peptidoglycan transglycosylase has protein sequence MLRLLFKRFLNVVKWFAIGSVLLVLLFRVIPPPFTALMVERKVESWFDGEPIDLQRTWVPWDEISDELKVAVMAGEDQRFPQHWGFDFSAIQAAILHNERGGSIRGASTLSQQVSKNLFLWAGRSYLRKGLEAWFTGLIEVLWPKQRILEVYLNSVEWDEGVFGAEAAARHHFGVSAKGLSRQQASYLAAVLPNPRVWSASHPTAYVARRAAWIRQQMSQLGGDGYLVELNNSRKAPWSD, from the coding sequence ATGCTGCGTCTCCTCTTCAAACGCTTTCTCAACGTCGTCAAATGGTTTGCCATCGGCAGTGTGCTGCTGGTGCTGCTGTTTCGTGTCATCCCGCCGCCCTTCACCGCGCTGATGGTGGAGCGCAAGGTCGAATCCTGGTTCGACGGCGAGCCCATTGACCTGCAGCGCACCTGGGTGCCGTGGGACGAGATCTCCGACGAGCTCAAAGTAGCGGTGATGGCTGGCGAAGACCAACGCTTCCCGCAGCATTGGGGCTTTGATTTCAGCGCGATCCAGGCGGCGATCCTGCACAACGAGCGCGGCGGCTCGATTCGCGGTGCCAGCACGTTGAGCCAGCAAGTGTCGAAGAACCTGTTCCTGTGGGCCGGCCGCAGTTATCTGCGCAAAGGCCTGGAAGCCTGGTTTACCGGGTTGATCGAGGTGTTGTGGCCCAAGCAGCGGATTCTTGAGGTGTACCTCAATAGCGTGGAGTGGGACGAAGGGGTATTTGGGGCGGAAGCGGCGGCTCGGCATCACTTTGGGGTGAGTGCCAAGGGGCTATCGCGGCAGCAGGCCAGCTATCTGGCGGCTGTTTTGCCCAACCCACGGGTGTGGAGTGCAAGCCATCCGACGGCGTATGTGGCAAGGCGCGCGGCCTGGATTCGGCAGCAGATGAGTCAGTTGGGTGGAGACGGTTACCTGGTCGAACTGAACAACTCCAGGAAGGCCCCCTGGTCCGACTGA
- the hemW gene encoding radical SAM family heme chaperone HemW has translation MTQNTSAQPLIHGGAQTPRAALPVLPPLALYIHIPWCVRKCPYCDFNSHTASKVLPEEEYVDALLADLDQDLHAAYGRELSSIFFGGGTPSLFSAPALGRLLKGVQARIPFAGDIEITLEANPGTFEQEKFVAYRKLGINRLSIGIQSFQQAKLEALGRIHNGDEAIRAAGMARQAGFDNFNLDLMHGLPDQSLDDALSDLRQAIALKPTHLSWYQLTLEPNTVFWNQPPALPEDDTLWDIQEAGQALLAEHGYAQYEVSAYAQPGRPARHNLNYWSFGDFIGIGAGAHGKLSHPDGRIVRTWKTRAPKDYLNPAKSFQAGAKELTNEELPFEFLMNALRLTEGVESRLYAERTGLDLASLDEGRREAEQSGLMQVEPSRLAATDRGQLFLNDLLQKFLS, from the coding sequence ATGACCCAGAACACCTCTGCGCAGCCGCTGATCCACGGCGGCGCGCAAACACCTCGGGCGGCCTTGCCTGTGCTGCCGCCCCTGGCGCTGTACATCCACATCCCGTGGTGCGTGCGCAAATGCCCTTATTGCGACTTCAACTCCCACACCGCCAGTAAAGTGCTGCCGGAAGAAGAGTATGTGGACGCGCTGCTGGCAGATCTCGATCAGGACCTGCACGCCGCGTATGGCCGCGAACTCAGTTCGATCTTCTTCGGCGGCGGCACGCCGAGCCTGTTCAGCGCCCCGGCGTTGGGCCGTTTGCTCAAGGGTGTGCAAGCACGCATCCCGTTTGCCGGCGATATCGAGATCACCCTGGAAGCCAACCCCGGGACGTTCGAGCAAGAAAAGTTCGTGGCCTATCGCAAGCTGGGGATCAATCGCCTGTCCATCGGCATCCAGAGCTTCCAGCAGGCAAAGCTTGAGGCCCTGGGCCGTATCCACAATGGCGACGAAGCCATACGCGCCGCCGGCATGGCGCGCCAGGCTGGCTTTGATAACTTCAACCTGGACTTGATGCACGGGCTGCCCGATCAGTCCCTGGACGACGCCTTGAGCGACCTGCGCCAGGCCATCGCGCTGAAGCCGACGCACTTGTCCTGGTACCAGCTGACCCTGGAACCCAACACCGTATTCTGGAACCAGCCGCCTGCGCTGCCGGAAGACGACACCCTGTGGGATATCCAGGAAGCCGGCCAGGCGCTGCTCGCCGAGCACGGTTACGCGCAATATGAAGTGTCCGCCTATGCCCAACCGGGTCGCCCGGCGCGGCATAACCTCAATTACTGGAGCTTCGGTGACTTTATCGGCATCGGCGCCGGCGCCCACGGCAAGCTCAGCCATCCGGACGGGCGCATCGTGCGCACCTGGAAGACACGGGCACCGAAGGACTACCTCAACCCGGCCAAAAGCTTCCAGGCCGGCGCGAAGGAACTGACCAACGAAGAGCTGCCATTCGAGTTCCTGATGAACGCCCTGCGCCTCACCGAAGGCGTCGAGTCCAGGCTCTACGCCGAACGTACCGGCCTCGACCTGGCGAGCCTCGATGAAGGCCGCCGCGAGGCAGAACAAAGTGGCTTAATGCAGGTCGAACCGTCACGCCTGGCGGCGACCGACCGCGGGCAACTCTTTCTCAATGATCTGTTGCAGAAGTTTTTGAGCTGA
- the trmB gene encoding tRNA (guanosine(46)-N7)-methyltransferase TrmB encodes MTESNETPNTLEAGDESKHRRIKSFVMRAGRMTEGQQKGLEQGTPLFVLPLADAPVDYDQVFGRSAPRSLEIGFGMGHSLLEMAAAAPDQDFIGVEVHRPGVGALLNGVLTQGLTNLRVYDCDAIEVLNRCIADNSLDRLMLFFPDPWHKARHHKRRIVQASFAELVRSKLKVGGILHMATDWEPYAEYMLEVMNVAPGYRNLAEDGKCVPRPAERPITKFERRGERLGHGVWDLKFEKLA; translated from the coding sequence ATGACTGAATCAAACGAAACGCCGAACACCCTGGAAGCCGGCGACGAGTCCAAGCACCGCCGCATCAAGAGCTTTGTGATGCGCGCCGGCCGTATGACCGAAGGCCAGCAAAAGGGCCTGGAGCAAGGTACGCCGTTGTTCGTGTTGCCATTGGCCGACGCGCCGGTGGACTACGACCAGGTGTTTGGCCGTTCGGCCCCGCGCTCCCTGGAAATCGGCTTCGGCATGGGCCACTCCCTGCTGGAAATGGCCGCCGCTGCGCCGGACCAGGATTTTATCGGCGTGGAAGTGCACCGCCCAGGTGTCGGTGCGCTGCTCAACGGTGTGTTGACTCAAGGGCTGACCAACCTGCGGGTCTATGACTGCGACGCGATCGAAGTGCTCAACCGCTGCATTGCCGACAACAGCCTCGACCGCCTGATGCTGTTCTTCCCGGACCCCTGGCACAAGGCCCGTCACCACAAGCGCCGCATCGTCCAGGCCTCCTTTGCGGAACTGGTACGCAGCAAGCTGAAAGTGGGCGGCATCCTGCACATGGCCACCGACTGGGAGCCGTATGCGGAATACATGCTGGAAGTGATGAACGTCGCCCCTGGCTACCGCAACCTGGCTGAAGATGGCAAATGCGTGCCACGCCCGGCCGAGCGTCCGATCACCAAGTTCGAGCGTCGTGGCGAGCGGCTGGGGCATGGGGTGTGGGATCTGAAGTTCGAGAAGCTGGCGTAA